Genomic DNA from Klebsiella variicola:
ATAAGAATAGATGATGTGGCGCTGGATTGCGCAAAAGCGGGCAAAAAGGAGATTGAAAAGCTACGGGCGAAAACCGCCATGGTTTTTCAATCGTGGAATCTCTTTCATAATCTGACCGCACTGCAGAATATTACCGAAGGCCTGATTTACGCTCAAAAGCGCCCGCGTCAGGAGGCGCAGGATATTGCTGAACGACTCTTAAAGCAGGTGGGGTTATTGCATAAAAAAGACAGCTATCCGCATAGTCTCTCCGGCGGCCAAAAGCAGCGTATCGGGATTGCGCGGGCGCTGGCAATTAACCCCGCCGTTCTGCTGCTGGATGAACCGACTTCCGCGCTGGATCCGGAAAAAGTTGGTGAAGTGCTGGAGCTTATTCAGACGATTGCCGCTGCGGGGCAGACGATGATTATCGTGACCCACGAAATGGCGTTCGCCCGCCAGGTCGCTTCCCGGGTGGTATTTATGGAAAACGGCGAAATCGTTGAGCAGGGCCCGGCGGAACAGATATTTGGCGCAGCACAGCAGGGGCGAACCCGGGCGTTTCTGGCGCAACTGCACTATCATGCCTGAGGCTAATGATGAACAATAACCCGCTCTTTAACTGGCAGGATATCGCCGGAATATTGCCGAAACTGCTGGAAAATTTACCCGTGACCCTCGGGATAACGCTGGCCTCACTGCTGCTTGGTTTGACGATCGCGCTGCTGATTGTGCTGCTGCAGTTTAGTCGCTTTAAGCCGCTTAGCGCGGTGGCAAACGGGTATACCGACATTCTGCGTGGCGCCCCCCTGGCGCTGCTGATCCTGCTGTTTTTCTTCGGCGGAAAATTAATTTTGACTGCGCTGGCGCTGCCGCCGCTATGGATTAGCGATACCACCTTTGCGGTGTTGTCTATTTCGGTCAGCATCAGTCCCTATTTTGCAGAAATGATGCGCTCCGCGTGGCGTGCGGTGGATACCGGCCAGAAAGAAGCCATCATCAGCCTCAATATTCCCTGGCATAAGGGAATGCTGCGGATTATTTTTCCCCAGGGGCTCATTATTGCCATTCCCGTTTTTGGTAATCTTTTAATTAACCTCGTGAAGATGACCTCACTGGTCAATATTATTGGTATTGTAGATATTTTTGGCCGTGCACAAAAGATTTCGCAAAATAGCTATGGGTCTAAACAGGTTGCGGCGTTTATTAGTGTTATTATCGTTTACTGGGTGCTGAATAGTATTATTCTCTATTTTACCACTCGTATTGAAAAGAAGTATCAGTTCCTGCTGGAGTGATAGATTAACATGTTTAGCCTGGCATTCATTCGGGACAATTTTACGTTTATTTTAAGCGCGCTGCCGGTCACCCTGGTGATAACGTTATTGTCCTTACTCTTTTCCACCCTGCTGGGCGCGGCGCTGGCGTGGGTGATTATTCGTCAGGTTCCCGGGGTTCAATGGGGGGCGAAGGTATTTCTCTCCTTTAGCCGTTCGGTCCCGGTACTGGTGATGCTGTATTTCTTTTTTTACGTCTGGCCATGGATAGCCGCTGGGCTGTTTGGCGGCCCGCAGGACAATATGTACCACTATAAACTCTCGCCACTGGTGGCGGCGGTCACCGCGCTATCGCTGATTTTCAGCGCGTATTTCGCCGAAACCTTTCGCGCAGGCTGGAACGCGGTTGATAAGGGGCAGCGCGAGGCCGCATGGTCAATTGGGCTAAGCGGGTTCACGCAGTTCCGACGCATTATTTTTCCGCAGGCGGCAGTATCCGCACTGCCGAACTTCACCAGCGTGCTGATCGATCTGATTAAAGACACCTCGCTGGTTTACACCATCACCGTTATTGATCTGATGGCGAAAGCCAATATCGCCGCCGCGCGCGGGTTTCATTTTGTCGAAGCCTATTGCGTCGTGCTGGTGATTTATATCGCGCTGTGCCTGGCAATTGCCAGAGCATTGCGCAGTGTAGAACGGTTTCTGCGCGCCCGCTGGCAAGGAAACGTACAAAAGAGTGTTCCACGGTTATCATTTTGGGGAAGGTATTTTGAAAAATAAAATTTTACTGGTGAGTGCGCTGACGTTGGCAATGGGAATTAACGCCGCACAGGCGGTTGAAAAAAGTCCGCACGCGAAGACGATTGAGGTTGTCGTTAACGCTAACGGTTTTCCCTTTAGCTTTGTGGACGATAACAACAATATTACCGGCTACGATGGCGATCTGTTAAAGGTGCTGGACCAGCGGTTAACCGACTATACGTTTCATTTTAATGCGGTCTCGCGCGACGCGATGATCGTCGGCCTGTCGACCGGCGCGTATACCCTTGCGGCGGATCACTTTTATCTCACCAAAGAGCGGGCGGAAAAATATGACCACTCCGGCGAGCCGACCGGGATCAGCGATTTACGCCTGATTGTACGTAACGATGAGAACGATATTCATCAACTCGGCGATCTCGCCAGCGGTAAGAAAAAGCTGGTGCCGATTCACACCTCCGACGCCCGTTATACGGTGATTGAAAACTACAACAAAAAACATCCAGGCCAACAAATTAACCTGCAGCCCAACGGCGAGCAGTCCGCCGCCGATATCTTTAAAGCGGTCGCTTCCGGGGAATACGATACGGCGATTTATCCCATTGGTGCGCTACTGGCGTTAAATAAGGCGCTAAATCTCAATCTGAAAGCTTCGGATTCCGTCGGCCTGTTTCCTAACGTCTATTTGTATAAAAAAAATACCGACCCGCAGTTGATCAAAGCGATTGATGCGCAGTTGGTTGCCCTGAAAAAAGACGGCACGCTCGCTGAGCTCTCACGGAAATGGTACGCCGAAGATGTGTATGCCCTGCCGGGCGCCAGCGACGTCAAAGTGAATACCGACTGGGAATAAACGCATGACGCAAATAAGCTCGGAGCCGGCGCATAACGCCGCCACCTTAAACGATGAGGTGACCCTGGCGCTGCGCGCCATTACTGAAAAACGCGCGGCTACCATCGGTTACCTGTTGGACGAAAGCCGACAACGTCATATCGCGGATGATTTTGCGCGTGAAGCCATACGTCACTATGGCCGCGATATCGGGCATAAGCTGCGTGCGCAAATGCGCGATCGCCAGGATTTGCAGGAGTTTGCCGGGCTGTTTACCCGCGGTCTGGAATCTCAGGTTTATGAGATGGAGCCCGTTAGCGCCAGCCGGGCTGAATTTATCGTCCTGTTTCACTACTGTCCTTACGTTAACTGCTGGCGGCAGCAGGGGCGGGGCGCCAGCGAAATTGAGACGCTATGCGATATCTGCATGGAAGGCGATCATGCGTTAACCGACGCGTTTCCGGGGCTGCGTTTAGAGGTGCAGACCGCGCTGGCTCGCGGTGATGCCGCCTGTCGGCTGCGTTTTTATCAGTCAGAGTCGCATGAGGCGGAATGGCAACCTTAAGTGGGGGCCACGCAACCAGTTTATTAATCAGCCAGAAGCGGCGATTCAGGCACTGAGCGGGCAAAAGCTCACCACGGTTGACGGCGACGTTGACGGACGGATTTATCCCACTGACGGAACGGGGATTCGCGTTGCCGACCCGGCGCGACAAGGCCGGCGCTTCGGTGTTGGTCACGACGAATAGCGTTTTGAATAAGGAGTAAAACTATGGCAAAGGTCCATTTTATTGGTGCCGGACAGATGACGGAGGCGATTATTCGCGCGTCATTAAGCAACGGTACGCTGCGGGCGGACGCGATCTCGCTGGAGGATATCGACAGCGCGCGAATCGAGGCTTTGCACTCCCGCTATCGGTTGTCGGGCGACGGTGGCTTAAGCGAGGCCTCTTTGCTGGTGCTGGGGATCCGTCCGCAGGACGATCTGGCGGCGGTGGCGAGCCGCGTGCGCGCCCAGCTAAACGGCTCGACGACGGTGGTTTCTCTGATCGCGGGAGTGACCCTGGAAAAGCTGGCCTCCCTGTTTGGTGAGACAACGCCGATTGCCAGGACGATCCCCAATACCCTGACCGATACCGGATTTGGCTATAGCGGCGTAACCTTAAACGCCCACGCCAGCGCGGCTGAGATCGAGCCGTTTCTGCGCGGTTTTGGCAAAGTGCTGTATTTGCCAGAGCGGTTGATCGATGTCTTTACCGGTTTTGGCGTCGCGGGGCCTAACTATATTTACTACTTTATTGAGTCGCTTACCGATGCCGGCGTACTGGCGGGGCTGTCGCGGCCTCAGGCGACGGAGGTGGTGCTGGAGAACCTCCTCGGCGCGGTCGAGATGCTGCGCCAAAGCCAGAAGCATCCGCGTCAGCTTCTGGATATCAATAATTCACCGGCGGGAGTCGGGATCCACGCTCTGTATGAGCTGAACAACAGTGACTTTGCCGCAGGCCTTCAGCGCAGCGTACTGGCGGCGGTCAGGCGTACCCGTGAACTGGGACAGCGCTAAACCCCTTCTTCCCGCCACTGGCCGTGCAGCACCCGGCGCTTTTCCGGCGATGCGCTTAAAGGCACGGCTTAAGGCTGCATGAGAACGGTCGCCCAGCCGGATCGCTAACGTCGTCTATTAATCCACGGGGAGCAGGACAAGTTCAGGCATTGGTCATTCGACATGCCAGGGGGAATATGCCTGAAGATCCCGTTTAAATTCGACGGAAAACAGGCAACAAAAAACCCGCAAACTCGGAGAGAGTGCGGGTTTCTGTAGGGTTACCGGTCGTTAACAAAACTTACCGGTGAATGATTTGGTCGGCACGAGAGGATTTGAACCTCCGACCCCCGACACCCCATGACGGTGCGCTACCAGGCTGCGCTACGTGCCGACGCGTGGGGAACAATATTACCCGTTCCCCGAGCGAATGCAAGCGGGTCGCGCGCGATTGATTCATAATTAATCAATCAGTTAGCGATAAAGCGTTTTTCGTCAGTCAGGACCTGCAGCAACAGGCTGAGCTGCGGTTTCTGATCTTTAATTTTCTCGCCGTCGCGGCTCCAGGTGGTATAGGTGCCGTTATGGTTGAGGACCACGGTGATGGTCGGGGTGGTAATGGCCAGCGTATCGCCGTTGGCCGCGGTGACCCAGTTCCGACGTCGTGCGGCGCTGAACAGATCTTCACCCTGCGAGTACTCATTGGCTGGCGTCGAAACGTGGAGCAGGCGCTGCATCAGCGTGGTCATTACATCTTTGTTATCGGTCAGCGTGGCAATTTCCTGCGCCGGCGTGCCCGGCCAGTGAATAACCAGCGGCACCTGCAACTGCTCGCGCGACCAGTCGAACGAGTCGTGTTTGACGTTAAGCGGCTTGCCGTGGCCGCCAGTGATAATCACCACCGTGTTGTCGAGCTTGCCGGCTGCGCGTAGCGCGGTCAGCACCCGATCAATTTGGGCGTCAACATCACCTGCCGCCTTGCTGTAACGGCGGACAAAGCCCTGTTGCTGCGTGTCGTCGAGGGTGGTGCCGTTGAGCGAGATCCACGAGAACCAGCGATTCTCATCCTGCGCGTAACGGTCCAGCCAGCCGATCCACTGATTGGCCGTCTGTTCGTCGCTCTGAGTCTTCGCGCTCGGTAGCGAGAAGTCGGAGAGCAGCGCCTGGCGATAGAGCGGGCTGCTAAACCCATCGGAGGAGAACAGGCCCAGCTGGTAGCCCTGCTGGTTGAGGGCGGTGATCAACGCGGCGGGAATACGCGCCGAGAGGACACCGTCCATATAGCCTGGTGAAATACCGTAGAACAGGCCAAACAGGCCGCTGTCGGCGGTATTACCCGAACTCATATGCTGGGTAAAATTGACGTTCTCTTTGGCGAACGCCGCCAGCGCCGGCATGGTCTTTTCAAACCGCGAATAGTTCAGGTTGTCGACGGTGATCAGCAGCACGTTGTAGCCCGCGCCGAGATCACGGTAGCGCAGGTTGCTGAGCGGATACTGGACCGATACCGCCTCCGGCGCCCCTTGCTCCACCAGACGACGCTGATAATCCTGGGCGTCGAGCAGGCCATGTTTCTCGAGGAAACGGCGGGCGGTCATCGGATAAGAGAGCGGCAGATTCGCCCGCTGCATCGTGATCGGGCGATAGAAGTTGGCATCCGCCCAGATATAGACCAGGTGGCTGCTGATAAACGACAGAAAGAAGAACCAGGCGACCGGGCGGGCGTAATGACGGCGGCGCGTCAGGCTGCGCAGTTTCTGCCAGCTCCAGGTGGCGAAGAGCATTTCAATCAAAAAGATGACCGGGACGCTGATAAACATCAGCTGCCAGTCGCGCGCCATCTCATTCTGGTCAGGGTTGATGACCAGCTCCCAGACGACCGGGTTTAAGTGAAGATGGAAGCGGGTGAAGACCTCGCTATCTATCAGCAGCAGCGTCATCCCGGCGGTGGCAAGGATCACCGACAGGAAGCGCATCAGGCGCTGCGAGACCACGATAAAGGTCAACGGGAAGAGGATCAGCACATAGCTGGTAAACACCAGGAAGCTGAAGTGTCCGACGAGACTGACGTACGAAAAAAGCCGTCCGGCAAGCGTCGTCGGCCAGTCGGCGACAAAAAGATAGCGGCTGCCGAGCACCATGGCCAACAACATGTTGAACAGGGCGAACCAGTGCCCCCAGCTGACCATCTGGGAGACTTTTTCTCGGTAGGGCTGACGTAGAGTCACCATATACTGTTGCTGTTATCCTTAATGCGCCGGATCGTCGTTAATGGAAGACTGCAAAGCCTGCGCGAAAGAACGGGCGATGGCCTGACGCTGCGCCGGCGCGACGCTACTGTTGATCAGGTTGGTCACCATATTGCCTAACACCATCAGTGAAAGGTCAACCGGGGCTTTGTGTGATTCCAGGACGTTCGTTAGCTCGCTGAGCAACTGTTCGACCTGTTGATCGCTATAGCGGGAAATTTGCGGCATAAACTCAAAATCTGTTTGTTCGTGAAAGGGCAACATATTACCGTAGCAGCAGCTTTTTTTCCGCATTTTTTCGCCGCGACGCAAAAGCGCACCGATCGTCGGTAACAACGTCGAAATGTGTGGCGCCAGTTGCGTCGGCAACCCGGCGGTGGTTGAATACCGCCCGGTCTAAAAGGAGAGTTTAACATGAGTCTGGATATCGACCAGATTGCCCTGCATCAGTTAATCAAACGTGATGAACAAAATCTGGAGCTGGTGCTGCGCGAGTCACTGCTGGAGCCGAATGCGACGGTCGTCGAGATGATGGCTGAACTGCACCGGGTCTATAGCGCCAAAAGCAAAGCCTATGGCCTGTTCAATGAAGAGAGTGAACTGGCGCAGGCGCTGCGTCTGCAGCGTCAGGGGGAAGAAGAGTTTCTGGCGTTCAGCCGCGCGGCGACTGGTCGTCTGCGCGATGAACTGGCGAAATACCCGTTCGCCGAAGGGGGCATTGTCCTCTTCTGCCAGTATCGTTACCTGGCGGTCGAGTATCTGCTGGTGGCGGTGCTCAATAACCTGAGCAGTATGCGCGTCAACGAGGAGCTGGATATCCGCTCGACCCATTACCTGGATATTAACCATGCTGATATCGTCGCGCGCATCGATTTAACCGAGTGGGAAACCAACCCGGAGTCGACCCGCTATCTGACCTTCCTGAAAGGGCGGGTAGGGCGCAAAGTGGCCGATTTCTTTATGGATTTCCTCGGCGCCAGCGAAGGGCTTAACGCCAAAGCGCAGAACCGCGGCCTGCTGCAGGCGGTGGATGACTTCGCCGCCGATGCTCAGCTTGATAAATCCGAGCGACAGAATGTGCGTCAGCAGGTCTACGCGTACTGTAACGAACAGCTGCAGGCCGGGGAAGAGATTGAGCTGGAGTCACTGTCCAAAGAGCTCGCCGGCGTCAGCGAAAAGAGCTTCCAGGAATTCACTGCCGCGCAGGGCTATGAGCTGGAAGAGAGCTTCCCGGCGGATCGCAGCACCTTACGCCAGCTGACCAAGTTTGCCGGCAGCGGCGGCGGATTGACCATTAACTTCGACGCCATGCTGTTAGGTGAACGCGTATTCTGGGATCCCGCCACCGATACCCTGACCATTAAGGGCACCCCGCCGAACCTGCGCGACCAGCTGCAGCGCCGGACGTCCGGCGGCAATTAAGCCCCATGCCCTGTCGGCGCTATCGCTGAACGGGGATGATCTCCACGCCGCACTGCACCAGCTGCTGGCGCAGCGCGGCGTCGGGTTCACCGTCGACGATAAGCGTACTGGCGAGGCTCAGTTCGCCGATGGCAAAGGCTGACGCGGCGTTGAGCTTCTCCCGGGACGCCATCACCACGGTTTCCGCCGCTCTGGCCGCCAGTGCGCGTTTGATGCCCGCTTCTTCATAATCACCGGTAGTGAAACCTGCCCGCGGGTGGATGCCGGTCACCCCCATAAAGAACAGATCGGCATTGATCCGCGCCATACCCGCCAGCGTCTCGGCGCCCACAGCGACGACCGAATGTTTAAACACTTTGCCCCCGAGCAGGATCACCTCGATTCGCGGGTGGTCCACCAGCGCCACGGCGATGCCGGGGCTGTGGGTGACCACCGTACAGTTCAGTTCCGCAGGTAAAAAGCCGATCATTGCTGCAGTGGTGGTGCCGCCATCGACAATCACCACCTGTCCAGGCTGGATCAGCGCAGCGGCGGCGCGGGCGACCGCCTGCTTGGAGGCGATCTGCACGCTTTTGCGCGTTTCAATAGGCGCAATAGCGGCAGAAACCGGCAGTGCGCCGCCGTGGACCCGCTGCAGTTTTCCTTCCGCCGCCAGCTCGCGCAGATCGCGGCGAATGGAGTCCTCGGATACGTTGAACCGCTGGCTTAGCTCCCCGGACATCACCTGTTTTTCCTCGGTGAGGATCTGGAGGATCTGCTGTTTTCTCTGACTGGCGAGCATGATTTTTCCTTCACGAATGATCTTGTTTGTGCCTGATTATGCATGTTATGGTGCCGGCTGTCATCTCAAAGGGGATATAACATGCAAACTCACGCACCGCACGTCCGCCACGTTCGCGAGACGCTGCTCTCTGACAATTGGTACACCCTGAAAAAATATACTTTTGAACTGCTGCGCCGGGACGGCCGCTGGCAGGAGCAGAGCCGGGAAGCCTATGACCGCGGCAACGGCGCGGTCATTTTACTCTATAACCGTGAGAAGCGGACGGTGGTCCTGACGCGCCAGTTCCGATTTCCGGTATTTACCCACGGTCACGATGGGTATCTGATTGAGGCTGCCGCCGGGCTGCTGGATAACGCCTCGCCGGAGGCGCGGATCGTTGCCGAAGCGGAAGAGGAGACCGGCTTTCGCGTGACGCGGGTCGAACCCGTCTTCACTGTCTTTATGAGTCCAGGCTCCGTGACCGAGAAGCTCTACTTTTTTATCGCGGAATATCAGGCCGATGACCGTCGGGGCGACGGCGGCGGGTTGGCGGCAGAAGGTGAGGATATTGAAGTGCTGGAGTGGCCGCTGGCGCGGGCGCTGCAGGCTATTCGCGATGGCGAGATCATGGATGCGAAAACGATAATGCTGTTGCAGCATCTGGCGCTGAATGCCGATACGCTCCTCGCCAGCTAAGCGGCAAGGAGCAGGGGAGATTAGCGCAATTCGCGGGCAATGGCGCTGTACATCAGCGCCGCTTCCAGCGGCTGGGCGTTGAAGGACGGTTCCGCCTGCGGCCAGGTCGACCACTGGACGATCACCAGATGTTCCGCGCGGTTCACCATGATCACCTGGCCATAGATCCCCAGCGCCCACAGCGAGCCCTGCAGTCCTTCCTGCGGCGTCGGCTGTACGTGTTGCGCATTGGCCGGAATGGCGTTGTTCCACCACTGATAGCCGTAGATACCTTGCGGATGCGCTGCTGAAACCGAGTTCAGCGCTTTTGTCCAGCTTGCGGCCTGGTCGAACCAGCCAGCGGGCACCAGCTGTTTGCCGTTGCTTAACCGACCATCGCGGGCGACAAACTCG
This window encodes:
- a CDS encoding amino acid ABC transporter ATP-binding protein, whose protein sequence is MITINKISKSFSGERVLKEVSLSIHSGEIICIIGPSGSGKTTLLRTLNFLEPADSGQIRIDDVALDCAKAGKKEIEKLRAKTAMVFQSWNLFHNLTALQNITEGLIYAQKRPRQEAQDIAERLLKQVGLLHKKDSYPHSLSGGQKQRIGIARALAINPAVLLLDEPTSALDPEKVGEVLELIQTIAAAGQTMIIVTHEMAFARQVASRVVFMENGEIVEQGPAEQIFGAAQQGRTRAFLAQLHYHA
- a CDS encoding amino acid ABC transporter permease, with product MNNNPLFNWQDIAGILPKLLENLPVTLGITLASLLLGLTIALLIVLLQFSRFKPLSAVANGYTDILRGAPLALLILLFFFGGKLILTALALPPLWISDTTFAVLSISVSISPYFAEMMRSAWRAVDTGQKEAIISLNIPWHKGMLRIIFPQGLIIAIPVFGNLLINLVKMTSLVNIIGIVDIFGRAQKISQNSYGSKQVAAFISVIIVYWVLNSIILYFTTRIEKKYQFLLE
- a CDS encoding amino acid ABC transporter permease, whose translation is MFSLAFIRDNFTFILSALPVTLVITLLSLLFSTLLGAALAWVIIRQVPGVQWGAKVFLSFSRSVPVLVMLYFFFYVWPWIAAGLFGGPQDNMYHYKLSPLVAAVTALSLIFSAYFAETFRAGWNAVDKGQREAAWSIGLSGFTQFRRIIFPQAAVSALPNFTSVLIDLIKDTSLVYTITVIDLMAKANIAAARGFHFVEAYCVVLVIYIALCLAIARALRSVERFLRARWQGNVQKSVPRLSFWGRYFEK
- a CDS encoding transporter substrate-binding domain-containing protein codes for the protein MKNKILLVSALTLAMGINAAQAVEKSPHAKTIEVVVNANGFPFSFVDDNNNITGYDGDLLKVLDQRLTDYTFHFNAVSRDAMIVGLSTGAYTLAADHFYLTKERAEKYDHSGEPTGISDLRLIVRNDENDIHQLGDLASGKKKLVPIHTSDARYTVIENYNKKHPGQQINLQPNGEQSAADIFKAVASGEYDTAIYPIGALLALNKALNLNLKASDSVGLFPNVYLYKKNTDPQLIKAIDAQLVALKKDGTLAELSRKWYAEDVYALPGASDVKVNTDWE
- a CDS encoding L-2-amino-thiazoline-4-carboxylic acid hydrolase produces the protein MTQISSEPAHNAATLNDEVTLALRAITEKRAATIGYLLDESRQRHIADDFAREAIRHYGRDIGHKLRAQMRDRQDLQEFAGLFTRGLESQVYEMEPVSASRAEFIVLFHYCPYVNCWRQQGRGASEIETLCDICMEGDHALTDAFPGLRLEVQTALARGDAACRLRFYQSESHEAEWQP
- a CDS encoding pyrroline-5-carboxylate reductase family protein; amino-acid sequence: MAKVHFIGAGQMTEAIIRASLSNGTLRADAISLEDIDSARIEALHSRYRLSGDGGLSEASLLVLGIRPQDDLAAVASRVRAQLNGSTTVVSLIAGVTLEKLASLFGETTPIARTIPNTLTDTGFGYSGVTLNAHASAAEIEPFLRGFGKVLYLPERLIDVFTGFGVAGPNYIYYFIESLTDAGVLAGLSRPQATEVVLENLLGAVEMLRQSQKHPRQLLDINNSPAGVGIHALYELNNSDFAAGLQRSVLAAVRRTRELGQR
- the yejM gene encoding LPS biosynthesis-modulating metalloenzyme YejM; this translates as MVTLRQPYREKVSQMVSWGHWFALFNMLLAMVLGSRYLFVADWPTTLAGRLFSYVSLVGHFSFLVFTSYVLILFPLTFIVVSQRLMRFLSVILATAGMTLLLIDSEVFTRFHLHLNPVVWELVINPDQNEMARDWQLMFISVPVIFLIEMLFATWSWQKLRSLTRRRHYARPVAWFFFLSFISSHLVYIWADANFYRPITMQRANLPLSYPMTARRFLEKHGLLDAQDYQRRLVEQGAPEAVSVQYPLSNLRYRDLGAGYNVLLITVDNLNYSRFEKTMPALAAFAKENVNFTQHMSSGNTADSGLFGLFYGISPGYMDGVLSARIPAALITALNQQGYQLGLFSSDGFSSPLYRQALLSDFSLPSAKTQSDEQTANQWIGWLDRYAQDENRWFSWISLNGTTLDDTQQQGFVRRYSKAAGDVDAQIDRVLTALRAAGKLDNTVVIITGGHGKPLNVKHDSFDWSREQLQVPLVIHWPGTPAQEIATLTDNKDVMTTLMQRLLHVSTPANEYSQGEDLFSAARRRNWVTAANGDTLAITTPTITVVLNHNGTYTTWSRDGEKIKDQKPQLSLLLQVLTDEKRFIAN
- a CDS encoding YejL family protein, coding for MPQISRYSDQQVEQLLSELTNVLESHKAPVDLSLMVLGNMVTNLINSSVAPAQRQAIARSFAQALQSSINDDPAH
- the yejK gene encoding nucleoid-associated protein YejK; this translates as MSLDIDQIALHQLIKRDEQNLELVLRESLLEPNATVVEMMAELHRVYSAKSKAYGLFNEESELAQALRLQRQGEEEFLAFSRAATGRLRDELAKYPFAEGGIVLFCQYRYLAVEYLLVAVLNNLSSMRVNEELDIRSTHYLDINHADIVARIDLTEWETNPESTRYLTFLKGRVGRKVADFFMDFLGASEGLNAKAQNRGLLQAVDDFAADAQLDKSERQNVRQQVYAYCNEQLQAGEEIELESLSKELAGVSEKSFQEFTAAQGYELEESFPADRSTLRQLTKFAGSGGGLTINFDAMLLGERVFWDPATDTLTIKGTPPNLRDQLQRRTSGGN
- a CDS encoding DeoR/GlpR family DNA-binding transcription regulator, which produces MLASQRKQQILQILTEEKQVMSGELSQRFNVSEDSIRRDLRELAAEGKLQRVHGGALPVSAAIAPIETRKSVQIASKQAVARAAAALIQPGQVVIVDGGTTTAAMIGFLPAELNCTVVTHSPGIAVALVDHPRIEVILLGGKVFKHSVVAVGAETLAGMARINADLFFMGVTGIHPRAGFTTGDYEEAGIKRALAARAAETVVMASREKLNAASAFAIGELSLASTLIVDGEPDAALRQQLVQCGVEIIPVQR
- a CDS encoding NUDIX domain-containing protein, which codes for MQTHAPHVRHVRETLLSDNWYTLKKYTFELLRRDGRWQEQSREAYDRGNGAVILLYNREKRTVVLTRQFRFPVFTHGHDGYLIEAAAGLLDNASPEARIVAEAEEETGFRVTRVEPVFTVFMSPGSVTEKLYFFIAEYQADDRRGDGGGLAAEGEDIEVLEWPLARALQAIRDGEIMDAKTIMLLQHLALNADTLLAS